The uncultured Dysgonomonas sp. genome contains the following window.
AACATAGCGATACGGATACCGTTCTTTATCATCATCAGGGGATAGTATAAATCCCGTTTTTCTTCATTGGCGAAAACCCCTGTGTGCTTCACCTTTATCGAATCAAGTATTGTAATGGTACGCTCCAAACCTTTTTTTCCTTTATCCAGAATATGATTGTTCGACAAGAGAAATATATCGAATCCGGCATCTTTCAATGCGTATGCGTACTCGTCGGGAGAGCCAAACCGGGGATAACCCGTATATCTTTCACCGGGTAACGTGGTTTCCAGATTGACAACCGCGATATCTGCATGTTTGATTTCATCTGTTACATACCGGAAGTATGGAGAATAGTCGTAACCTTCACTTGTCTTCGCTACATCGAGTTGTCCTTTATGTTGCATGGCATCTCCGGCGAAGAGGAAGCTGACTTTTTGTTCTTGTGCAATCGCAGTGCAAGCTAAGAATATTGCGGCAAGAAGAGTGTAGTGTTTTTTCATTTATATAGAATCGGTTATTATCTTCTCCAGAAAGCAGGCATAAATAAAGAAAGTACCGTAAACAGTTCCAGACGGCCTGTTAGCATCAGAAAGCAAAGATACCACTTAGAAACTGTAGGCACATCCGAAAAATGTCCGTTATGCCCTATCTCAGCCAGTCCTCCGCCAACATTTCCTATACAGGAAATAGCAGCGCCCAGTGAATTCTCGAATTCCATACCCGACAAAGACAGGAGCAGGCAACTGATGATGAGTATCCCCAGATAAAGGAATATGAAGGCCAGTACTTTTGTGACAATGTCTATGGATATCACCCGGTCGTTGAGACGGATGGGGAGTATAGCATTCGGGTGTACCTGCCGTTTAAATTCATTGATGGAGTTCTTGAAAAGGATAATGATACGCACTATCTTGATACCGCCCGCAGTGGAACCGGCACATGCCCCGAAAAGCATAAAGATTACTACTACAAACTGATAGAATGCTCCCCAATTCATGAAGTTCTCCGTCGAAAAACAGGTGGTGGTAAGTATAGAAACAACCTGGAACAGAGATGTACGGAATGTTCTTTCCACACCTTCTATCTTTCCCGAGGAATATAGCCCCACAGCGATTATGGATACAAAGATAAGGATGATAAGGACATACCATTTAAACTCTTCATTCCTGAGGAGTTTTTTAGGGTCGCCTTTCATAAAGAAATAGATAAGAGGGAAGTTAATACCGCCTATAAACATAAATATGGTAATAACATACTCTATATAAGCAGAATTCCAGTAAGCGATACTATCCTGTTTAGTAGAAAATCCGGCAGTAGAGATAGTAGTGAAAGCGTGGCAGACAGAGTCAAATATATTCATCGGCCCCAACCACAACAATAGGACAAGTATACCTGTAAGGAATATATAGACCATCCATAGCCGCTTGGCTATCTGAGAGATACGCGGGCGAAAACGGTCATATCCGATCCCTGTAACCTCAGCGTCGTACAACACTGAAGCATTACCTCCCATGGGTAAAATAGTGGCAACAAATACAACGATACCGAGTCCCCCCATCCATTGGGTTATACTTCTCCAAAAAAGCAGGCCTTTGGGCATGCTCTCTATATCGGTAAGTATCGTCGCGCCTGTCGCCGTAAAACCGGATATTGTTTCGAAATAAGCATTGCTGATGCTCGGTATTGCCCCACTAAAGTAGAATGGTAGCATACCAAAGGCAGAAAGAACAATCCATGACATGGCTACCATCAGAAAACTCTCACGTTTTCCTATCGGTTTAACATAGTCCTCGGTACCGGATAGACGAAGGAATACGCCCGCAAAGAAAGTTATCGTTGAACTTATCAAAATCGCATCGCCTGCTATTTCATGCGAGTAGTATGAAACAACAGTTGCGGCCATCATAAACAGAGACTCTATGATGAGTAAGAAACCTATAGTTTTTAATACAAAACGATAATTGAAATTGCTCATTAGATATTGATTAATGGAATAGCTTTTCTGCTTCGCGCAACGAATCTTCGAGACAGAAAACCACTACATGGTCGTAAGGCTCTATCATGGTCTCCCCGTCAATCATCATTGGTTCTCCATTGCGAATCAGTCCTCCCAAAGTCACATTCTTGGGCAATATAATTTTTTTTACTTCTTTCTTGGTTATCCGTGAATTTGGCCGGGCTATTATTTCAGCTACATCGGCGTTAGCTACTGTCAGAGATTTCACATTAGATACATCCGCACTGAGCAGGAAACGGTAAATATTGCTTACGGTAATAAGCTTCTTGTTGATAATACTGCCGATATCCAGATTTTCAGCCATCGAGATATAATCCATATTCTCTATTTCTGCCACTGTTTTTCTCACACCAAAACGTTTTGCTGCCATACAAGCCAGAATATTGGCTTCGGAATTTCCGGTAACAGCAATAAAGGCATCTATATCTTTTATACCTTCCTGTAAAAGGAATTCGGCATTGCGTCCGTCGTTATGGTAGACGGTTACATTCTTCGGCAGTTTTTCCAGCAACTGATAGGATTTTTCCTTATCTGATTCCAGTAGCTTTATATTTGTGGAGTCGGGCAAATACTGGCAAGTACGGATCGCGATGCGGCTGCCGCCCATTATCATCACGTTTTTTACATCAAAGGTAGCTTTACCCGCGATTCTTGGCAATTCGGCAACATTATCTTTGGTGATAGTAAAAAATACGATATCTCCTGCCAGCACCTGATCACTCCCCTTCGGGATAATCGTAATATTTTTTCGCTTGATGGCTACAATATGGAATATCTTATTTTCCTGTCCCAATTCATACAGGTACTTATTTACTAGTTCGGAATTCTCCCGGACTTTAATTCCGGCCAGAATAATATTACCATCGCAGAGTTCTATCCACTGGCGTACCCACGGACGCTTCAGTGCTGAAACAATTTCTTTGGCAGCCAACATTTCCGGATAGACCATCGAATTCACCCCCAGCTTCCCAAAGAACTCTTTATTTTTTGGTAAAAGATATTCATAATTATCTATCCGGGCGAATGTTTTCTTTGCTCCCATATTCGAAGCCAGCATACAGGCAGTGATATTCACAGACTCATCGGGTGTGACCGCTATGAACAGATCGGCTTCTTCAACATCCACTTCTGTGAGGTCTTTCAGTGATGTGCATGATCCGGCCATAGTCATCATTTCCAAATTTGTATTTGAAAAATTGAGCTTATCCTTATCGGTATCCATCAGTACAATATCCTGATTTTCTACCGATAGTAGTTTTGCCAAATGTGTACCCACTGCTCCTGCTCCTGCGATTACAATTCTCATAGACATATTATCTATTTAAAGTCTCATACCTGTTTGACCCGCCTTCGCGTCGTCGATTGCTAATTGTTACTTTTTTATTTATAACAACAAGAGTTAGTTATAATAAAATTGCATTAAATTCTTTCTCTTACTTATATATATCCTCATGTTGCTGAGGTACGACATTATACCGGATTAATGTTTCATGCATACGTTTTGCCAAGCCCGGGGCATCTATTTCACAAAGCTTATTCAACTCTTTTATTGAACCATGAGTTACAAACTCGTCAGGCAAACCTACACGTGTAACATTTATATTATGATAGTTATTCTCCGAAAAATATTCAAGCACAGCACTGCCCAACCCTCCGGTTTCGACGCCATTCTCTATGGTCATAACATTCTCATAGTTCTCGGCTACTTCTTTCAGTAATGCTTTATCTATTGGTTTCAGGAATATCATATCGTAATGGGCAATGGAATATCCCTCACCTTCTATCACAGCTATAGCTTCTCTGGCCGCATTCCCTATAGGTCCTATCGTGAGAACTGCGAGGTCTTTACCGTTTTTCAGTTTTCGACCTTTACCTATTTCCTGCTTCTCCATCTCACATTCCCAATCGCATAATACGCCCTGCCCTCTCGGGTAACGGATGACGAATGGCCCATCATAACCATAAGCTGCCGTAAACATCAAATGGCGAAGATAATGCTCATTGTATGGCGAGGCAATCACAAGATTCGGAATACAACGCATATATGCAAGATCAAATGCTCCATGATGGGTAGGCCCATCTTCTCCTACCAGACCGGCTCTGTCGAGACACATTACCATATGCAGATTTTGCAAGGCAACATCGTGTATCACCTGATCATAAGCCCGCTGCATAAAAGAAGAGTATATATTACAAAAAGGCAGAAGACCTTCTTTTGCCAGTCCGGCCGAATAAGTTACAGCATGTGCTTCGGCAATGCCGACGTCGAAAGCCCTGTCGGGAAACTCCTTCATCATATACGTCATGGAGGAACCTGTCGGCATGGCCGGTGTAATACCTACTATTTTTTCATCCTGCTGCGCCAGTTCTACAAGTGTATGACCGAATACATCCTGGAATAACTGAGGTTGATTTTTCGATTTCACGATAATCCGTTCCCCGGTTTCTTTATCAAACTTCCCGGGTGCATGCCATACAGTAGCTGATACTTCGGCAGGTTTGAAACCCTTACCTTTTACAGTATGTATATGCAACATCTTAGGGCCTTTCAGATCCTTGATATTTTGTAAGATACGGATCAAACCACGCAAATCATGTCCGTCTACAGGGCCAAAATAGCGGATATTAAATCCTTCAAAAAGATTATGCTGTTTAGTCAGCAATGACTTCAGACTGTTATTAAAGCGGAGGATAAAGTTTTTACCTTTCTCCGTGATCAGGTTCCCTTTCTTAAATTTCTGATAAACATCGTTCCTCACACGGTTATAAGCCGGGGAGGTCGTCATTTTCACCAGATAATCGCGTATCCCACCCACATTATCATCGATAGCCATATCATTATCGTTAAGGATAATAAGTATATCGTTAGGCTGAGAATTTGCATTATTCAGTGCCTCAAAAGCCAATCCTCCGGTCATGGAACCATCACCGATAACTGCTACAACGTGCCTGTCCTCTTTTTTCAGGGCCGAAGCCACAGCCATACCCAGTGCCGCTGAAATGGAATTGGATGCGTGCCCGGCAATAAATGCATCGTATTCGCTTTCTTTCGGATTGGGGAATCCGGCTAAGCCGCCAAACTGTCGGTTGGTATGAAATCTATCTTTTCTCCCTGTGAGTATTTTATGGCTATAAGCCTGATGTCCGACATCCCAAACGATGCGGTCGTATGGGGTATTATATACATAGTGGAGGGCTACGGTTAACTCTACTGTACCTAGACTGGACCCGAAATGCCCCGGATTATTGCTTAGTTGGTCGATAATAAAATTCCTCAAATCGGAGCAAAGAGTTTCCAACTCTTCGATGCTCAGGTTTTTCATATCGGAGGGGTAATTTATCTTCTCTAGTATTGATATATCGTTTTGTTCACTCATAATAGTTTTCTTCAAATATAGAACCGCCCTTTTTTATGGGTATAATAAACAGGCAAATATATAAAACAAATAGCATTTATATGTTAAGTTGCATGTAATTTAACCTGTTGAGGCAGACACTTTTTACATACCGTAAGAAAAGGAGTGCTTCAGACAGAGCATTTTAAAGATCAATCTCCGACAAGCAGATTATTTGTTAATTAAATTAACACGACAAACCATTCAACCTTTACAAATAGATAAACCCTACGGAAAATAATATATCCATCAATCCCTATTTATTGTGATAATTATATAAAATTATCATTATTTTTTGCGATTGCCAGCCTAAGCAATAATCAGGACCTTTGCCCTCGATTATATTTATCTATTCACACATATACAAAATATATAATAACTATGAGGAAAATTATTTTTCTAAGCCTATTACTTATTCTCAATATATCATTTGTTGTTGCACAGACAATAAAGGGAAGAGTACTTGATGATAATGGACAACCTTTAGCTTCGGCTACTGTTGTTATTAAAGAATTGCAAAAAGGAGTATCCACTGATAATGAAGGAAAATTCAGATTTGTACGTCTACCAAAAAGAGAACTTACTGTAGAGGTGAGTTTTGTAGGTTATAACAATAATGAAAAAAAGGTAAATCTTTCTGATGATCAGGAAATACATCTTCAATTTAACATGGTGCCAAATACCAATCTGAATGAAGTGGAAGTATTCGGTGAACGATATAAACAACCTGAAAAGCTGGATGCGATTACACGTATGCCGCTTCGCCCAAGCGAACAGATACAAAGTATATCGGTTATTTCGGATAAAGTGATAGCCGAACAAGGTGCATTGACCGTAACCGAGGCAATACGAAATGTTCCGGGTGTTATTCTTTTCGGCTCATACGGTGGAGTAAAAGAAAGCTTCTCCAGCAGAGGATTTAGAGGCATTCCGGTTTTGAAAAACGGGGTTAGAACAGATTCTCAGTTTCAGACTGCATCGATCCTTACCGACATGCAAGGTGTAGAAAGCATTCAGATGATAAAAGGCTCTGCAGCGATTACACAAGGAGTGATTACCGATATAGGAAATGCAGGAGGCGTGATCAATGTTGTAACAAAGACACCTAAGTTTGTAAACGGAGGAGAGGTTGGCGTACGTGCAGGCAGTTGGGGACAGTTTCGCCCTACATTCGACGTACAGTCTGTACTGGATAAAGGGAAGACTGTTGCTTTCAGATTGAATGGCGCTTATGAGCGTTCGGATAATTATCGCCCGATCGTTTCCTTGAACAAAGTGTATATCAATCCATCTTTGGAATGGAGACCTGATGAAAAAACCACAGTAACTCTCGAGATGGATTATATGAATGATGACAGAACTCCGGTTTCGAGTGCAATAAATCTAGCCGACGGCGGTACAGAAGCGATGTACGAGATACCTCACGATAAGTTCCTTGGCACCAAGGCAGATAATATAAACACAAAAACACTTACATATGCAGCTCGCATAACACGCCAGATTGCGGACAAAGTGAGCGTTAGGGCTGCCTATTTCGGATCTTCTTACAAATTTGATAATTTGAATACATCTATTGGAACAAAAGCTATTAAGGATGATTATAATGTAAGAGGTAGATCATTGACAAGAAACATGAGAGATGACAAGAATTCAACATTCCAGCTGGACCTGGTAGGTAAAGACATCTATACAGGAAGTATTAAACACACATTCCAGCTAGGTTTCGACTATAGAACAGCGGATGTATCCACCACCAGCTATTCGTCTTATCCGTTAGGAAATATAGATATTGTAAATTCTCCTTCTATACCAAATGATATAAGCCAGGACTCCATCATAAAATATATAAAACCAAACACTCCTGTTGATACATACTATTCTACATATGGCATTATGGCTCAGGAGGTAATGACTATAAACGATTACGTAAAAGCAATTTTGGGACTTCGCTACAGTTCTATCTCTACGAATAATACCGGTGGTGGTGTAACTACAGAAGATGCATGGAACCCGATGGTAGGAGTAATGGTTACTCCTTTAAAAAACATGAATTTATTCGGCTCATATACAACTAGTACCAATCTTAGAAATGCAGCAAACATCCTGGAAGATAGAGTAACCCTTGCAGGTCCTGCGACAACAAAACAATGGGAGTTCGGTATTAAATCAGACTGGCTGAATGAAAGATTGCGCTTTAACTTTACGTATTTTGATATACTTACCGATAATCTTACCAATTCGGAATATGAATATAATGAAGAAACAGGGAATCAGGTAACTACAGGCTACTATTACAAAGCAGGAGACCTGAAGAGAAATGGGATAGAAGTGGAATTAAGCGGACGTATACTTACCAATTTACAGGTGATGCTGGGATACTCATACACGAATGCCAAATACAAGAACAGTCCGTCATACGAAGAAGGGTCTGCTCCTATAAATGCAGCTAAACATACGGCAAACGGATGGGTATACTACACTTTGGACAGAAGTCCGCTGAAAGGTTTATCTATTGGCCTTGGCGCCTACTATGTAGGCAAGCGTCCTGTGGATGACTTCTCGCTGAAACCAAATGGACATGAAGGCACGCTTACCGGGACAAAACCGTTCGATATGCCGGCCTATACAACCGTGAATGCTCAGTTGGCTTATACTTACGGCAAGGTGACTACCCGTGTGTTCTTCAACAATATATTTGATGAGGTAGGATATAATTCATACTTCCGTGGAGGCTTTATCAACCAGATAGACCCGCGTAATTTTGCAGCAGTGGTTTCGTACCGTTTCTAAGACGAATCACCATTTATGATTACGGGACAATAAGAAAATCATTATTTATTGGGATTGCAGGTTGTTACAATTAGTCCGAAATTTGCAGAGATGATAGTTGATTTAATCTGCTTCAATTCTCAAAAAGATATAGATTAAAGAATTACTTAACTTTGATGATAGTTGTTCCGATGAATTGTTTGATAGTCAATCCATCGGAACTTTTTTTTAGAATACAGAAATACATTTATGCGTAAATTTCTCAAACAGCTACACAAATGGCTTTCGATTCCGGTGGGAATCATTATTACAATAGTTTGTCTTACCGGAGCAATACTTGTATTTCAGGATGAAATACTTCAACTTTCAAATCCTTCTCATTATTTTGTAAAAGAGGTAAAAGGCAACCCTATACCATTGGATGAACTGATACCAATGGTAAATGCTCAACTAGACAGTAATACTGTGGCCAGTGTACAAATACTGGACAATCCGGAGCGCACCTACACAATGACTCTCAAAGAAGGTTTCCGTATATCAGCCTTTGTTAACCAATATACAGGTGAAGTAACCGGAATGTATAAATTCAGGGAAAGCCCGTTCTTTACCATTATGTCGCTTCACCGTTGGTTATTGGACGGCGGACGCACATGGGGAAAATATACAGTAGGTATTTCTACTCTGATATTCGTATTTATTCTTATCAGCGGTTTTATAGTATGGATGCCCCGGCGACTAAATAAGAGCCGTTTCAAAATTCAGTTTCGTAAAGGAGGGAAGCGTCTATGGTACGACCTGCACAATGTGCTTGGAGCGTACGCCTGCCTCGTATTACTGATATGTGCCCTTACAGGAATGGTGTGGTCTTTCGAGTGGTACAGAAACGGAGTATTCAAGTTGTTTGGAGTGGAAGCACCCAAGGAACATGGACACGGAGGGGGCAACCGCGGAGGCGGAGGAAGAGGTAAGGAAGGCAAAAAAGAAGAACTGAATATAGCAAACTGGCAAACAGTATTCAATACATTAAAAGCAGCCAATCCGGATTATGAATATATCCGTGTGCAGGACAAATCAGCAACAGTACATTTAAAGTCATCCGTCACATCGCGTGCCACTGATAAGTATGACTTCGATAAAAACACCGGAGAGATAACAAAAATCACTCTGTTTAAAGATCAGGAAGGAACAACCAAAGTGTGGGCATGGGTATATAGCCTGCATGTAGGGAATTACTGGGGCATCTGGTCGAAAATATTCACTTGTTTCTTTTCTCTAGTGGGCGCAAGCCTACCCATTACAGGCTATTACATCTTCTTCGCAAAGAGAAGGGAAAGAGCTAAAGTAAGAGCAAGAAAAGAAATACGCAAAAGTTAATTAACGTTTGAGCGTTATCTCACGGGTAAAAAACAGTATCTTTGTCTGACCTATTTAATCAAAAACAATAAAGTCAGAACCCATGATTAACGAACAACAAAAATTGTATCTGAAAGGTACGGTGATACTACTTCTGTTTATGGTATCATCTACAAATTTCAAAGCACAACAGTTAACTAACTTATGGACGGGACTCCGCCAACATCAGCCTCAATCGGAATTACCGAAGGGCAATGCTTCATTTCAGGAAGCAAAAAGAATTGCAAAAGAAAACTTACCTACTAAGTTAATCCCAACCCAAGAGGGAGAATGGATTATTACTCAGGGCTGGGAAATGACCGACGGAGCAACGGCAATTGAATCCGGAAAGTCAATCTTCGATCCGCAACTGAATACGGCAACATGGTACAACGCCACTGTTCCCGGCACAGTACTTACCACATTGGTAAATCAGGGAGTCTATCCCGATCCGTTTTTCGGATTGAATAATATGAATATCCCCGATTCGCTGAGCCGTACCGATTGGTGGTACAGATGCAAATTTACTATTCCGCAAGATATTGCCGACAGGCAATTGCACCTCCTCTTCAATGGTATAAATTACCGTGCAGAAGTGTATCTGAACGGAAAAAGGCTGGGTAGTATAAAAGGAGCTTTCATTCGTGGCGAATTTGATGTAACAAATATCGTAAACCCGAATTCGGAAAATATACTGGCCGTTCACATCCTTCCTCCCAATAATCCGGGAATACCTCACGAGCAATCGATGATTGCCGGACAAGGTTTGAACGGAGGAGTACTCAGCACAGACGGGCCAACGTTCATATCTTCTATCGGCTGGGACTGGATTCCGGGTATTCGCGACCGTAATACGGGTATCTGGCAGGATGTAAGGCTCAGATCGAGCGGTGATGTATTGATCGGCGATCCGTTGGTGACAACAGATATTCTCCTACCTGATACTACCCAAGCAAAAATAACTATCCGTACCAATATCCGTAATATAAGTTCAAAAACAATAAACGGTACGCTCTCTGCCGAAATAGAAAACATCAATATCAGCATCCCTTATTCGCTGAAAGCTAATGAGGAAAAAGCATTGGTTTTCAGCCCGGAGGAGTATAAGGAACTGAATATAAAGAATCCCCGCCTGTGGTGGCCGAATGGCTACGGCAACCCGGAATTATATGATATGAAACTAACTGCCCGGACAAATAGCAGTACCTCGGACACCAAGAAAGTACGTTTCGGCATCCGTGAGATGTCATATGAACTGATGGTGAGTGATAATAACCAAAATAAAAGGGTGCTTTATACGCCAAACTCAACAACAAATAAAGGAAACCCTATATTCGATTATGAAAAAAGGGCTTTCTTTACCAAAGATAATCAACTGCCTACAATTACCAAAGGCGCAGACGTATCCGGATTGGAAACATTGCCAGCCGACGACCCCATTGGCCCTTTCCTTGCAATCAGGGTAAACGGAATGAGGATATTCTGTCGTGGCGGTAACTGGGGAATGGACGACGGCATGAAACGGGTATCGAGGGAGCGTATAGAGCCATATGTACGTTTGCATCGTGATGCCAATTTCAATATTATCCGCAACTGGACAGGAGAATCGACCGAAGAAGTATTTTATAGTCTTTGTGATGAATACGGCATGCTGGTTTGGAACGACTTCTGGATTACCACAGACGATACTGTGGAGCCAAGCGACTTCGACCTGTTTGTTAAGAATGCTACTGATGTAGTACGCCGTTACCGCAATCATCCGTCTATCGCTATCTGGTGTCCGCGCAATGAAGGCTTTGCCCCGGAAGGAATGAGCGAAATGCTAACAAAAATGGTCGCAAAAGAAGACCCTACCCGTCATTATCATGGTCAGTCCCGTTTTCTGAATATGGGAACAAGTGGCCCGTGGGGATACTTTAAAGACCCGTCACTCTATTATACCCAAAACGCAAAAGGCTTTAATACCGAGATGGGTAGTTATGCCATCCCTACAGCAAATACGATTCGCAAATTCATAGCCCCGGAAGATCAATGGCCGATAAATGATGTATGGGCATACCACGACCTGCATCACACAACCCAGAACTTCGGAGACTTTATGAATGCAGTAAACCGTTATGGAGAAGCCGACAGCATGGAGGATTTTGTACGCAAATCGCAATTCGTCACATACGATGCATGGCGCAATATGCTCGAAGCGTGGAATAGCAAAATGTGGAACAATACGACAGGCCTTGTACTATGGATGAGCCATCCGGCATGGCCGAGTATGATCTGGCAAACATACACTTACGATTATGAAACTCCGGGCTCATATTTCGGAGCAAAGAAGGCTTGCGAACCGGTACATATACAGATGAATCTACCGGATAATGATGTGATGATTATTAATACGACATTACACGATTATAAATCGGTGACAGCTAGTATCAGGTATATAAGCCTGCAAGGGAAAGTGTTGTATAAAAAAGACATAAAACTGGATGCTAAAGCAAACTCATCCTCTAAGTGTTTTGTTCCTGAAAATGTGAATAGTTTGCCTAAGCTATATCTGGCCCGTTTAGAGATGAAAGATGTAAAAAGAAAAACGATTTCGACAAATGACTATTGGATGACTGACGGCAATAATGATTCATACAAGGACATGAACACGCTGCCTGCTGTAGATGTAGTTGTAAAAGCTATAAACACTAAAGGCAAAACATTGGTAGAGGTATCAAATCCATCAAAAGTATTGGTCGCCGCCCTAAAGCTGAATGCAGTAGATAAAAACACAAATGAGATACTGCTTCCGGCGTATTTCTCTGATGGCTATATCAATTTATTGCCCGGAGAGAAGAGAACCGTAGAATTGACATTGCCTCAGCATTTAACGGGTAACTATAAGGTTATAGCCGAAGGGTATAATGCCAAAAGCAAGTAACGTATAAAGACTTTTATACAGAAAGATTTGTAACCGTATTTGTATGACAAAAATGCGGTTACTTTTTATAAAAAGCCGCTATCAGTATAGTTGCTTATATTAATCAGTAGTTAAGTTTTAACGTTCGATTTTTTCTAACGCACCTGTCGGCTTGTTTTTCATTTTGCCTTGATGCAAAACGAAACAAAAAATCAAGGCTGCATCCCTCCGGCGACCCAAAACCGCAACTCCGGTGGGGCAAAATAATACGGAATCATCTTTAGCCGGATTATCAGCCGTGTATAACAGCAGCCGTA
Protein-coding sequences here:
- a CDS encoding TrkH family potassium uptake protein; the protein is MSNFNYRFVLKTIGFLLIIESLFMMAATVVSYYSHEIAGDAILISSTITFFAGVFLRLSGTEDYVKPIGKRESFLMVAMSWIVLSAFGMLPFYFSGAIPSISNAYFETISGFTATGATILTDIESMPKGLLFWRSITQWMGGLGIVVFVATILPMGGNASVLYDAEVTGIGYDRFRPRISQIAKRLWMVYIFLTGILVLLLWLGPMNIFDSVCHAFTTISTAGFSTKQDSIAYWNSAYIEYVITIFMFIGGINFPLIYFFMKGDPKKLLRNEEFKWYVLIILIFVSIIAVGLYSSGKIEGVERTFRTSLFQVVSILTTTCFSTENFMNWGAFYQFVVVIFMLFGACAGSTAGGIKIVRIIILFKNSINEFKRQVHPNAILPIRLNDRVISIDIVTKVLAFIFLYLGILIISCLLLSLSGMEFENSLGAAISCIGNVGGGLAEIGHNGHFSDVPTVSKWYLCFLMLTGRLELFTVLSLFMPAFWRR
- a CDS encoding TonB-dependent receptor, which codes for MRKIIFLSLLLILNISFVVAQTIKGRVLDDNGQPLASATVVIKELQKGVSTDNEGKFRFVRLPKRELTVEVSFVGYNNNEKKVNLSDDQEIHLQFNMVPNTNLNEVEVFGERYKQPEKLDAITRMPLRPSEQIQSISVISDKVIAEQGALTVTEAIRNVPGVILFGSYGGVKESFSSRGFRGIPVLKNGVRTDSQFQTASILTDMQGVESIQMIKGSAAITQGVITDIGNAGGVINVVTKTPKFVNGGEVGVRAGSWGQFRPTFDVQSVLDKGKTVAFRLNGAYERSDNYRPIVSLNKVYINPSLEWRPDEKTTVTLEMDYMNDDRTPVSSAINLADGGTEAMYEIPHDKFLGTKADNINTKTLTYAARITRQIADKVSVRAAYFGSSYKFDNLNTSIGTKAIKDDYNVRGRSLTRNMRDDKNSTFQLDLVGKDIYTGSIKHTFQLGFDYRTADVSTTSYSSYPLGNIDIVNSPSIPNDISQDSIIKYIKPNTPVDTYYSTYGIMAQEVMTINDYVKAILGLRYSSISTNNTGGGVTTEDAWNPMVGVMVTPLKNMNLFGSYTTSTNLRNAANILEDRVTLAGPATTKQWEFGIKSDWLNERLRFNFTYFDILTDNLTNSEYEYNEETGNQVTTGYYYKAGDLKRNGIEVELSGRILTNLQVMLGYSYTNAKYKNSPSYEEGSAPINAAKHTANGWVYYTLDRSPLKGLSIGLGAYYVGKRPVDDFSLKPNGHEGTLTGTKPFDMPAYTTVNAQLAYTYGKVTTRVFFNNIFDEVGYNSYFRGGFINQIDPRNFAAVVSYRF
- the dxs gene encoding 1-deoxy-D-xylulose-5-phosphate synthase encodes the protein MSEQNDISILEKINYPSDMKNLSIEELETLCSDLRNFIIDQLSNNPGHFGSSLGTVELTVALHYVYNTPYDRIVWDVGHQAYSHKILTGRKDRFHTNRQFGGLAGFPNPKESEYDAFIAGHASNSISAALGMAVASALKKEDRHVVAVIGDGSMTGGLAFEALNNANSQPNDILIILNDNDMAIDDNVGGIRDYLVKMTTSPAYNRVRNDVYQKFKKGNLITEKGKNFILRFNNSLKSLLTKQHNLFEGFNIRYFGPVDGHDLRGLIRILQNIKDLKGPKMLHIHTVKGKGFKPAEVSATVWHAPGKFDKETGERIIVKSKNQPQLFQDVFGHTLVELAQQDEKIVGITPAMPTGSSMTYMMKEFPDRAFDVGIAEAHAVTYSAGLAKEGLLPFCNIYSSFMQRAYDQVIHDVALQNLHMVMCLDRAGLVGEDGPTHHGAFDLAYMRCIPNLVIASPYNEHYLRHLMFTAAYGYDGPFVIRYPRGQGVLCDWECEMEKQEIGKGRKLKNGKDLAVLTIGPIGNAAREAIAVIEGEGYSIAHYDMIFLKPIDKALLKEVAENYENVMTIENGVETGGLGSAVLEYFSENNYHNINVTRVGLPDEFVTHGSIKELNKLCEIDAPGLAKRMHETLIRYNVVPQQHEDIYK
- the trkA gene encoding Trk system potassium transporter TrkA, giving the protein MRIVIAGAGAVGTHLAKLLSVENQDIVLMDTDKDKLNFSNTNLEMMTMAGSCTSLKDLTEVDVEEADLFIAVTPDESVNITACMLASNMGAKKTFARIDNYEYLLPKNKEFFGKLGVNSMVYPEMLAAKEIVSALKRPWVRQWIELCDGNIILAGIKVRENSELVNKYLYELGQENKIFHIVAIKRKNITIIPKGSDQVLAGDIVFFTITKDNVAELPRIAGKATFDVKNVMIMGGSRIAIRTCQYLPDSTNIKLLESDKEKSYQLLEKLPKNVTVYHNDGRNAEFLLQEGIKDIDAFIAVTGNSEANILACMAAKRFGVRKTVAEIENMDYISMAENLDIGSIINKKLITVSNIYRFLLSADVSNVKSLTVANADVAEIIARPNSRITKKEVKKIILPKNVTLGGLIRNGEPMMIDGETMIEPYDHVVVFCLEDSLREAEKLFH
- a CDS encoding PepSY-associated TM helix domain-containing protein, with amino-acid sequence MRKFLKQLHKWLSIPVGIIITIVCLTGAILVFQDEILQLSNPSHYFVKEVKGNPIPLDELIPMVNAQLDSNTVASVQILDNPERTYTMTLKEGFRISAFVNQYTGEVTGMYKFRESPFFTIMSLHRWLLDGGRTWGKYTVGISTLIFVFILISGFIVWMPRRLNKSRFKIQFRKGGKRLWYDLHNVLGAYACLVLLICALTGMVWSFEWYRNGVFKLFGVEAPKEHGHGGGNRGGGGRGKEGKKEELNIANWQTVFNTLKAANPDYEYIRVQDKSATVHLKSSVTSRATDKYDFDKNTGEITKITLFKDQEGTTKVWAWVYSLHVGNYWGIWSKIFTCFFSLVGASLPITGYYIFFAKRRERAKVRARKEIRKS